The Chelonia mydas isolate rCheMyd1 chromosome 3, rCheMyd1.pri.v2, whole genome shotgun sequence genome includes a region encoding these proteins:
- the LOC119565779 gene encoding amine sulfotransferase-like isoform X1, with product MSEMELTMEPSEEFLFKHKGIYFHPHLVTREYIDSLEHFEIRDSDVFVVTYPKSGTVWTQNILSLIYHEGHRDGTENMETKLRVPWLEYNIHNIDKVHRPSPRLFATHLPYYLVPRDLRNRRAKVIYVARNPKDVVVSYFHFSSLSVVLETIPDFNIFLERFLAGKVLPASWLDHVSGWYTHRDDFNILFLTYEEMKKDLRSTVLKICRFLGKQLNEKELDTVVENATFDKMKTDPRANYNSMEGNLLERGKGHFLRKGTVGDWKNTMTVAQSERFDNVFQEKMKDLSSTFTWDINDDI from the exons ATGAGTGAAATGGAGTTAACAATGGAGCCATCAGAAGAATTTTTGTTCAAACATAAAGGAATTTATTTCCATCCACACCTTGTTACACGTGAATACATAGATTCACTGGAGCATTTTGAAATCAGAGACAGTGATGTATTTGTAGTTACTTATCCAAAATCAG GGACTGTGTGGACTCAGAATATTTTGAGCTTGATTTATCATGAAGGCCATCGAGAtggaacagaaaatatggaaacaaaACTCAGAGTCCCATGGCTGGAGTATAACATACATAATATCGATAAAGTCCATCGTCCATCACCTCGTCTCTTTGCTACTCACCTGCCTTACTATTTAGTTCCAAGAGATCTGAGGAACAGAAGAGCAAAA GTTATTTATGTAGCCAGAAATCCAAAGGACGTTGTGGTTTCCTATTTTCATTTTTCCAGCCTTTCAGTCGTACTTGAGACAATAccagattttaatatttttctggaGAGGTTTTTAGCTGGGAAAG TACTGCCTGCCTCCTGGTTGGATCATGTCAGTGGCTGGTACACCCACAGGGATGACTTCAATATTCTCTTCCTCACCTATGAGGAGATGAAGAAG GATCTCAGAAGCACTGTGCTGAAAATCTGCAGATTCTTAGGAAAGCAGCTAAATGAAAAAGAGCTGGACACTGTTGTGGAAAATGCTACATTTGATAAAATGAAAACTGATCCCAGGGCAAACTATAATTCCATGGAAGGCAATCTCCTGGAACGAGGCAAAGGACACTTTCTTCGCAAAG GGACTGTTGGAGACTGGAAGAACACAATGACTGTGGCACAGAGCGAAAGGTTTGACAATGTTTTTCAGGAGAAAATGAAAGACCTGTCTTCCACGTTCACCTGGGATATTAATGACGACATATAG
- the LOC119565779 gene encoding amine sulfotransferase-like isoform X2 has product MSEMELTMEPSEEFLFKHKGIYFHPHLVTREYIDSLEHFEIRDSDVFVVTYPKSGTVWTQNILSLIYHEGHRDGTENMETKLRVPWLEYNIHNIDKVHRPSPRLFATHLPYYLVPRDLRNRRAKVIYVARNPKDVVVSYFHFSSLSVVLETIPDFNIFLERFLAGKVLPASWLDHVSGWYTHRDDFNILFLTYEEMKKDLRSTVLKICRFLGKQLNEKELDTVVENATFDKMKTDPRANYNSMEGNLLERGKGHFLRKVK; this is encoded by the exons ATGAGTGAAATGGAGTTAACAATGGAGCCATCAGAAGAATTTTTGTTCAAACATAAAGGAATTTATTTCCATCCACACCTTGTTACACGTGAATACATAGATTCACTGGAGCATTTTGAAATCAGAGACAGTGATGTATTTGTAGTTACTTATCCAAAATCAG GGACTGTGTGGACTCAGAATATTTTGAGCTTGATTTATCATGAAGGCCATCGAGAtggaacagaaaatatggaaacaaaACTCAGAGTCCCATGGCTGGAGTATAACATACATAATATCGATAAAGTCCATCGTCCATCACCTCGTCTCTTTGCTACTCACCTGCCTTACTATTTAGTTCCAAGAGATCTGAGGAACAGAAGAGCAAAA GTTATTTATGTAGCCAGAAATCCAAAGGACGTTGTGGTTTCCTATTTTCATTTTTCCAGCCTTTCAGTCGTACTTGAGACAATAccagattttaatatttttctggaGAGGTTTTTAGCTGGGAAAG TACTGCCTGCCTCCTGGTTGGATCATGTCAGTGGCTGGTACACCCACAGGGATGACTTCAATATTCTCTTCCTCACCTATGAGGAGATGAAGAAG GATCTCAGAAGCACTGTGCTGAAAATCTGCAGATTCTTAGGAAAGCAGCTAAATGAAAAAGAGCTGGACACTGTTGTGGAAAATGCTACATTTGATAAAATGAAAACTGATCCCAGGGCAAACTATAATTCCATGGAAGGCAATCTCCTGGAACGAGGCAAAGGACACTTTCTTCGCAAAG TGAAATAA